The following proteins are encoded in a genomic region of Burkholderia stabilis:
- a CDS encoding MbtH family protein, with protein MTSIFESDGQRFDVVVNEEKQYSIWPERWDVPIGWRTTGVSGQRADCLRHIESVWIDLRPASLIRKMDGHATL; from the coding sequence ATGACATCAATATTTGAGAGCGATGGGCAGAGATTTGACGTAGTTGTCAACGAGGAAAAGCAGTACTCCATTTGGCCGGAACGTTGGGATGTGCCCATCGGCTGGCGAACGACCGGGGTAAGCGGGCAGAGGGCGGACTGCTTGCGCCATATCGAATCGGTCTGGATCGATCTGCGTCCGGCTTCATTGATTCGAAAGATGGATGGGCACGCCACGTTGTAG
- a CDS encoding acyltransferase domain-containing protein → MKERDSLDFLECRQAGIDIDAGRRLVFLFPGGGVQYPGMGRELYCHHPVFREAVDVCRELLRSNGAHDVLPAFIAPSGDEWVTAAIQSPSRSGVCTFVYQYAMVRLLASIGVTPDAVIGHSLGEYASAVTSGALTLSDALTLMHVRGTLLEQLPEPGAMLLIGTSAAALSRFLDQDTAIVAFNGPHSNGVAGSCVAIDALAQRLNVEGVSYRRIRYGAASHCHLVEPLLPEFEAALAKCSLQATRIPWISTVTATCQPAGAIVDTTYWRRQFREPVRFASTVSAVAREGAVLFVEIGPQNGLANLVTSSVPEAKIVSFSQHARDARDNRVVVQDAIKTLIALGVTIKQGAVDLETAAPLDHDAPDHPAIASTAARKESHTEFIIRGVWQEMFDRDRIDHVDNFFDLGGHSLLAVRMHSELQLHFQFEFPLGFHFDHPTISSLAQAIVTAGWAADVDIESIAATLREVSEMSDEELGCVIAGEAMAYG, encoded by the coding sequence ATGAAAGAGCGCGATTCACTGGATTTTCTGGAATGCCGTCAAGCTGGTATCGATATCGATGCCGGGCGACGTCTGGTATTTCTATTTCCAGGAGGCGGCGTGCAGTATCCGGGCATGGGGCGTGAACTCTACTGCCACCATCCGGTTTTTCGCGAGGCGGTAGATGTTTGCCGCGAGTTACTGCGTAGCAATGGCGCGCATGATGTACTCCCCGCCTTTATCGCGCCGTCCGGCGACGAGTGGGTTACAGCGGCGATTCAGTCTCCGAGCCGTTCTGGTGTGTGTACCTTCGTATACCAGTACGCGATGGTGCGACTGCTCGCCAGTATTGGCGTCACGCCGGATGCGGTGATAGGCCACAGCCTGGGCGAATATGCGAGTGCGGTGACATCGGGAGCGCTGACGCTTAGCGACGCGCTGACGCTCATGCATGTCCGGGGTACGCTGCTTGAACAACTGCCCGAACCTGGCGCGATGCTGCTCATCGGCACATCCGCTGCCGCCTTGAGTCGCTTTCTTGACCAGGACACGGCCATCGTCGCTTTCAACGGGCCGCACTCGAATGGCGTCGCCGGGTCATGCGTCGCGATCGACGCATTGGCACAGCGCCTGAACGTTGAAGGCGTGTCTTACCGCCGTATTCGCTACGGTGCCGCGTCGCATTGTCATCTGGTTGAACCGTTGCTGCCTGAGTTTGAAGCAGCGCTCGCCAAATGCTCGCTCCAGGCAACGCGGATTCCATGGATCTCTACGGTTACGGCGACTTGTCAACCTGCCGGCGCCATCGTCGATACGACTTACTGGCGCCGGCAGTTCAGGGAGCCGGTCCGTTTCGCCAGCACAGTCAGCGCCGTAGCCAGGGAGGGGGCCGTTTTGTTCGTCGAAATTGGCCCGCAAAACGGACTCGCGAATCTTGTCACCTCCAGCGTGCCGGAGGCGAAGATCGTCAGCTTCAGTCAGCATGCGAGGGACGCGCGTGATAACCGGGTCGTGGTCCAGGATGCGATCAAAACCTTGATCGCGCTGGGTGTGACTATCAAGCAGGGCGCGGTGGATCTGGAGACAGCGGCGCCGCTCGATCATGACGCGCCAGATCACCCAGCCATCGCTTCGACGGCCGCGCGGAAGGAAAGCCATACCGAGTTCATTATTCGCGGCGTGTGGCAGGAGATGTTCGACCGGGACCGGATTGATCACGTCGATAATTTCTTTGATCTGGGCGGTCATTCATTGCTGGCGGTCCGGATGCACTCCGAGTTGCAGCTGCATTTTCAATTCGAGTTCCCGCTAGGTTTCCATTTCGATCATCCAACGATATCAAGTCTCGCCCAAGCGATCGTGACCGCGGGGTGGGCAGCCGACGTTGACATTGAATCCATAGCGGCAACGTTACGCGAAGTCAGTGAGATGTCGGACGAGGAGCTGGGATGTGTCATCGCCGGAGAGGCGATGGCGTATGGCTGA
- a CDS encoding response regulator: MSAGHISAPQHRRQDAVNKAIRILVVDDDSQIRSLLCDCLADFGMTTAQAGTGAEMHRALGEGGFDLVVLDLMLPDDDGLNLCREIRATSEIPLIILTARGEMTDRIVGLELGADDYIVKPFEPRELVARIQTILRRVRAQTQGRTRAQEESRFAGWRLHQIGRHLIAADNTVIPLSNAEFRLLNAFLAAPGRVLSREYLMDTARGKSIDTFDRSIDVQISRLRQKLREDIKEPRLIRTIRGEGYMLDVGHR, translated from the coding sequence ATGAGTGCGGGGCACATCTCAGCGCCGCAACATCGGAGACAAGACGCCGTGAACAAAGCGATTCGTATTCTCGTCGTCGACGACGACTCGCAAATTCGCAGCCTGTTGTGCGACTGCCTTGCAGACTTCGGCATGACGACTGCGCAAGCCGGCACCGGCGCGGAAATGCATCGCGCGCTCGGGGAGGGCGGTTTCGATCTCGTGGTGCTCGACCTGATGCTGCCGGACGACGACGGCCTCAATCTTTGCCGCGAGATTCGTGCGACTTCGGAGATTCCATTGATCATCCTGACCGCGCGCGGCGAGATGACCGACCGGATCGTCGGGCTGGAACTGGGTGCCGACGACTATATCGTCAAGCCGTTCGAGCCGCGCGAACTGGTCGCGCGCATCCAGACGATCCTGCGCCGCGTGCGCGCGCAAACACAAGGTCGGACGAGGGCGCAGGAGGAAAGCCGCTTCGCCGGATGGCGGCTTCACCAGATCGGCCGCCACCTGATTGCTGCCGACAACACGGTCATTCCGTTGTCGAACGCGGAATTTCGCCTGCTCAACGCCTTCCTTGCCGCGCCGGGGCGTGTACTGAGCCGCGAATACCTGATGGATACCGCGCGCGGGAAGTCGATCGACACGTTCGACCGCAGCATCGACGTGCAGATATCACGCTTGCGTCAGAAATTGCGCGAGGACATCAAGGAGCCGCGCCTGATTCGCACGATTCGCGGGGAAGGCTACATGCTGGATGTCGGTCATCGTTAG
- a CDS encoding energy transducer TonB, with translation MNYAQPKPPVRRIGGIAFVVGLHAMIVYALLTGLATKVVDVIRRPIETRIIEEIKPPPPPPPPKRIAPPPPKHVAPPPPFVPPPEVRVAAPPSPNAITTQSTTPAPSAPVAPPAPPAAAAPVSTSVGVVCPNSTQVRAAIRYPREALKDNLTGDVVVTFVVGTDGNVKDLSVTQSAAPVLDRAAENAVRQFHCVAQGEEVRVQVPFSFKLD, from the coding sequence ATGAACTATGCACAACCCAAGCCGCCCGTCCGGCGCATTGGCGGCATCGCGTTCGTGGTCGGATTGCACGCGATGATCGTCTACGCGTTGCTCACCGGTCTCGCGACGAAAGTCGTGGACGTGATTCGTCGGCCGATCGAGACGCGCATCATCGAAGAGATCAAGCCGCCGCCCCCACCACCGCCACCGAAGCGGATCGCACCGCCGCCGCCGAAGCACGTCGCGCCACCGCCGCCGTTCGTGCCGCCACCCGAAGTGCGCGTCGCAGCGCCTCCGTCGCCGAACGCGATCACCACGCAGTCGACCACGCCCGCACCGTCGGCGCCCGTCGCGCCGCCAGCACCGCCCGCCGCTGCCGCGCCGGTGTCGACGAGCGTCGGCGTGGTGTGCCCGAACTCGACGCAGGTCCGCGCCGCGATTCGCTATCCGCGTGAAGCGCTCAAGGACAACCTGACCGGCGACGTCGTCGTGACCTTCGTCGTCGGCACCGACGGCAACGTCAAGGACCTGAGCGTGACGCAGTCGGCCGCGCCCGTTCTCGACAGGGCCGCGGAAAACGCCGTCAGGCAGTTCCACTGCGTCGCACAGGGCGAGGAAGTCCGCGTGCAAGTGCCCTTCTCTTTCAAGCTCGATTGA